From Apium graveolens cultivar Ventura chromosome 9, ASM990537v1, whole genome shotgun sequence, the proteins below share one genomic window:
- the LOC141682452 gene encoding uncharacterized protein LOC141682452: MVSNRSPSPLQSRPSTNPNLRASETNSSIRRSFTGNPFGRPRSFVPNTPANSPAEFGRRLSAGKEGSLRSYEEKENDKAHNLKATKCKSPLKASKNFMSPTISAASKFTPSPRKKILGERNESIRTSISFSDGQESSVSDFDSKSESGFNQNIIEISSDLAGFHSKEVLKASKRVTFSEEVLPIPHLESSPYNSFYDSETPNKAEKQSDYDSVNLDSSLDLGPFSSPAIAPLDADPSFPPYDPKTNYLSPRPQFLRYRPRQMEIYQSKEGLNFEDNKEFEDNDVTEETDSGDSKEGSTTETLPSEEEEALLLSEPTPVGTPICDQMLTHIFEAKPDSFTISKSEEEELLVSESILTEEEEALLCSEPTPSSTPPISTEMLKQLCEDQKAPKPGFFTRTKFISLILMLLIACVSVSFMDVSITSLPVIKDSSFYKLYESSEVAALARKEIDRLSGLAGDFQSWYESSEIAVFAREKLDGLLKDLQQCYDSSDLAINANKYLHSFARELKQFSSQAILYFSKLIPHLGKEDRSISVQFCNITEFQEHASKVDYFEVNRQKKKVAEIHDEYEFEPMVKEEARDDLEEMAHLRSVFSEQDEEETEVQRMIPEEINDSDTAEESEDQSVIDSPAPKAKPEVDAPKVIIATEFVRETEFSFTDRDSESKSEMVLEVVENKPFKDQSVIDSPASIAKSETPTEAVFENEFSATDRYSESKSKVVSEIVENKPFEDQSAVDSLASEAKSEVKAPEAINPTEFVRGTEFSVTDRDSGSKSQVVSEVVENKPFVHAMLGISFLVLAVMAASALTFLKKGKNTTDAVNVVKNPEMSGESCPSAMSTFQNSKGSSKKINKAQSQERKSTVNNKRESLASSSETGSPSYGSFTTYERIPIKHHAYGEEEIVTPVRRSSRIRSQITSP; the protein is encoded by the exons AATTTGGACGAAGGCTTTCAGCTGGTAAAGAAGGTTCTTTGAGGAGTTATGAAGAAAAAGAGAATGATAAAGCGCACAATTTGAAAGCCACAAAATGCAAATCGCCATTAAAAGCTAGCAAGAACTTTATGTCCCCAACAATATCCGCAGCTTCAAAGTTCACTCCATCACCGAGAAAGAAGATATTAGGGGAGAGGAATGAATCAATTCGAACATCAATCTCATTCTCTGATGGTCAAGAGTCTTCAGTTTCTGACTTTGATTCAAAGTCAGAATCAGGCTTCAACCAGAACATTATTGAAATTTCAAGCGATTTAGCTGGTTTCCACAGTAAAGAGGTGTTGAAGGCGTCGAAAAGAGTTACCTTTTCTGAAGAAGTGCTCCCAATTCCCCACCTTGAGTCAAGTCCCTACAACAGTTTTTATGATTCTGAAACACCCAATAAGGCCGAAAAACAATCAGATTATGATTCTGTCAATCTTGATTCCAGTTTGGATCTCGGACCTTTCTCTTCTCCTGCTATAGCACCTCTCGATGCTGACCCATCATTTCCGCCATATGATCCTAAGACCAACTACCTCTCCCCAAGGCCTCAATTTCTTCGCTATAGACCCCGCCAGATGGAAATTTATCAAAGCAAAGAAGGTCTCAACTTTGAAGATAATAAGGAGTTTGAAGACAATGACGTCACTGAAGAAACCGATTCTGGAGATTCGAAGGAGGGGTCTACAACAGAGACATTAccatctgaagaagaagaagccctTCTGCTTTCTGAACCAACGCCTGTTGGTACTCCTATATGCGACCAGATGCTTACACATATTTTTGAAGCTAAACCAGATTCCTTTACGATATCTAAGTCAGAAGAAGAGGAGCTCCTGGTTTCCGAGTCAATCCTcactgaagaagaagaagcacTCCTCTGTTCTGAACCAACCCCGTCTAGTACTCCTCCCATAAGCACCGAAATGCTTAAACAATTATGTGAAGATCAGAAAGCACCTAAACCAGGTTTCTTTACAAGAACAAAGTTCATTTCTCTGATTTTAATGCTCTTAATTGCTTGTGTATCTGTTTCTTTCATGGATGTTTCCATCACTAGTCTACCTGTTATTAAGGATTCAAGCTTTTATAAGCTTTACGAATCATCTGAAGTTGCTGCTTTAGCAAGAAAGGAGATTGATAGGTTGTCGGGGTTGGCTGGTGATTTCCAAAGCTGGTATGAATCATCTGAAATTGCTGTATTTGCAAGAGAAAAGCTTGACGGATTACTTAAAGATTTACAGCAGTGCTATGATTCATCTGATCTTGCTATAAATGCAAACAAATATTTGCATAGCTTTGCTCGAGAGCTTAAGCAGTTTTCATCCCAAGCCATCCTTTACTTTTCTAAGCTAATTCCTCATCTTGGTAAAGAAGATAGATCCATTTCGGTGCAATTCTGCAATATCACTGAATTTCAGGAACATGCTTCTAAAGTTGACTACTTTGAGGTCAACCGCCAGAAGAAGAAGGTAGCTGAAATCCATGATGAATACGAGTTCGAGCCTATGGTGAAGGAAGAAGCCAGGGATGATCTGGAAGAAATGGCTCATTTAAGAAGCGTTTTCAGTGAGCAAGATGAGGAGGAAACCGAAGTACAAAGGATGATTCCAGAGGAAATTAACGATTCTGATACTGCAGAAGAGAGTGAAGATCAATCAGTTATTGACTCACCGGCTCCTAAAGCTAAACCAGAAGTAGATGCTCCTAAAGTGATCATTGCCACGGAGTTTGTTCGTGAAACCGAATTCAGCTTCACAGATAGAGATTCCGAGAGCAAGTCAGAAATGGTCTTAGAAGTTGTGGAGAACAAACCTTTTAAAGATCAATCAGTTATTGATTCACCGGCTTCTATAGCTAAATCAGAAACTCCTACAGAGGCTGTTTTTGAAAACGAATTCAGCGCCACAGATAGATATTCCGAGAGCAAGTCAAAAGTGGTCTCAGAAATTGTGGAAAACAAACCTTTTGAAGATCAATCCGCCGTTGATTCACTGGCTTCTGAAGCTAAATCAGAAGTAAAAGCTCCTGAAGCGATTAATCCTACGGAGTTTGTTCGTGGAACTGAATTCAGCGTCACAGATAGAGATTCCGGGAGCAAGTCACAAGTGGTCTCAGAAGTTGTGGAAAACAAACCATTTGTCCATGCAATGTTGGGGATTTCCTTCCTTGTTCTTGCTGTAATGGCAGCTTCAGCTTTGACATTTCTTAAGAAAGGAAAAAACACCACTGATGCAGTGAATGTGGTAAAAAATCCTGAAATGTCCGGGGAGTCATGTCCATCTGCAATGAGCACCTTTCAGAATAGCAAGGGCTCATCAAAGAAAATAAACAAAGCACAGAGCCAGGAAAGGAAGTCGACAGTGAACAACAAACGAGAGTCCTTGGCATCCTCATCAGAGACAGGTTCCCCTTCTTACGGAAGCTTCACAACTTACGAGAGGATTCCTATAAAGCATCAT GCCTACGGAGAGGAAGAAATAGTGACTCCAGTGAGGCGTTCGAGCAGGATCAGGAGCCAAATTACTTCTCCATGA